From the genome of Frateuria soli:
CGCTACCTCACCATCGCCGGCAGTGCCAACTTCGACAACCGCTCCTTCAGCCTCAACGACGAATCCAACGTGCTCGTATTCGACCACGCGTTCGCGGAGCACATGACCGACGTCGTCGACGCCGACATTGCGAGGTCGAAGGAACTCTCGCTCGAGCAATGGCGACACCGTCCATGGACGCGCCGCGTGCTGGACTGGCTCTCCGCGCTGGGCGCGGCGCAGTACTAGAAGGCCGCCGATGCCCACCCGCAAGCCGCTCAAGGTCGCCACCTTCAACATCAACGGCGTGCGCACGCGCCTGGCCTCGCTGTTGGCCTGGCTGGAACGCGAGGCGCCGGACGTGGTCTGCCTGCAGGAGCTGAAGGCACCGGACGAGGCCTTTCCCGCCGGACCCATCCGCGATGCCGGGTACGGGGCGATCTGGCACGGCCAGCGCTCGTGGAACGGCGTGGCGATCCTGGCCCGCGGGGCCGATCCGCTGGAGAGCCGCCGCGGCCTGCCGGGCGACCCGAAGGATGTCCAGAGCCGCTACCTGGAGGCGGCCGCGCACGGCCTGATCGTCGGCTGCCTGTACCTGCCCAACGGCAACCCGCAGCCGGGGCCCAAGTTCGACTACAAGCTGGCCTGGTTCGACCGCTTCATCGACTACGCGCACGGCCTGGTCGAGAGCGAGCACCCGGTGGTGCTGGCCGGCGACTACAACGTGGTGCCCACCGACGAGGACATCTACAACCCGCGCTCCTGGCGCAAGGATGCGTTGCTGCAGCCGGAAAGCCGCGAGCGCTACGCGGATCTGCTGGCCCAGGGCTGGACCGACTCGCTCCGTCGGCACTTCGGCGAGGAGCGCGTCTACACCTTCTGGGACTACTTCCGCCAGCATTGGGAGCGCAACTCCGGATTGCGCATCGACCACCTGCTGCTCAACCGCGCACTGGCGCCGCGCCTGAAGGATGCAGGTGTGGATCGCTGGGTCCGCGCCTTGCCGCATCCGAGCGACCACGCGCCGACGTGGGTTTCGCTGGCGCGCAAACGGCAAGGCTGAGCAAGACGTCCCCGCCAAGCCACCGCATTTCTGGCACATTGGCTCCCGCCTTCTCGCACACTCGGGGAATCCATGCGTCTCCTGCCCAGCCTCGCCGGCTTCGCGCTGGCCGCCACCGGCCTGGCCGCCCACGCCGCCGACAACTTCGCCGCCAGCACCTTCGCGCGCGACCCGTCCCAGCCGGTCGACCAGGCCTACACCGCGCAGATCGCCCGCTTCACCACCGATCCGAAGTTCAACACGCCGCTGACCGACTACCTGCCCGCCTCGGCCACCGTGCCCACGCCTTTGCAGGTGCTCGGCCATATTTCCGGTGCCGCGGACTGGTTGCCCTACTCGGCCGACGTCTACCGCTACTTCCATGCGCTGGACACCGCCAGCCCCCGGGTGAAGGTGTTCGGCATCGGCCGGACCGAGGAAGGGCGCGAGATGATCGCCGTGGCGATCGCCGACGAGGCCCTGCTGGCCAACCTCCAAGCCAACGACGCGCGCCTGGCGCAACTGGCCGACCCGCGCACGATCGACATGGACGACGCACGGGCCGACGCCCTGATCAGGGAAACCATGCCGGTCTACTACATCACCGGCTCGATCCACTCCACCGAAACCGGTGCGCCCACGGCGTTGATGGAGCTGGCCTATCGTCTCGCGGTGGACGACGCGCCCTACATCCGCAACATCCGCTCGCACGTGATCACCCTGATCACGCCCATCGTCGAGGTGGACGGCCGCGACCGCATGGTCGATCTCTACAACTGGCACAAGGCGCACCCGGGCCAGGACTACCCGCATCTGCTCTACTGGGGCCACTACGTCGCGCACGACAACAACCGCGACGCGATGGGCATGACGCTGGCACTCACCCGCAACGTCGCCGACACCTACATCGACTGGCATGCGCAGGTGCTGCATGACCTGCACGAGTCGGTGCCGTTCCTGTACGACAACACCGTCGGCGACGGCCCCTACAACGCCTGGATCGACCCGATCCTGACCAGCGAGTGGCAACAGCTGGGCTGGGACAACGTGCAGAAGATGA
Proteins encoded in this window:
- the xth gene encoding exodeoxyribonuclease III — its product is MPTRKPLKVATFNINGVRTRLASLLAWLEREAPDVVCLQELKAPDEAFPAGPIRDAGYGAIWHGQRSWNGVAILARGADPLESRRGLPGDPKDVQSRYLEAAAHGLIVGCLYLPNGNPQPGPKFDYKLAWFDRFIDYAHGLVESEHPVVLAGDYNVVPTDEDIYNPRSWRKDALLQPESRERYADLLAQGWTDSLRRHFGEERVYTFWDYFRQHWERNSGLRIDHLLLNRALAPRLKDAGVDRWVRALPHPSDHAPTWVSLARKRQG